The proteins below are encoded in one region of Conger conger chromosome 17, fConCon1.1, whole genome shotgun sequence:
- the vgll3 gene encoding transcription cofactor vestigial-like protein 3, with protein sequence MSRLDVIYHQGYGAHPYLPATSAAAAAVAYKAAYFHRQQQQQRKLCSYSRMQDSVDGGVQARQTQTLPREQEERRGGEEGPQPKETHPAEAEYLSSRCVLFTYFQGDIGDVVDEHFSRALSQTSATRGPARGLWRDGGALASGQCSGFPSALWGGGYPSQASPRLSSLHPEFSPSAAAFQASDPAAWAPEPWPYPLGSQSAGGYAHVHELYPHVHARHAHHHMLHHAHTHSPALDARFGSLLLPGMRPSGSPAPQGEGGRSEPDTATHGWPASFHGSVDVYESALDQEKGKTPVWF encoded by the exons ATGAGTCGTCTGGATGTAATTTATCATCAGGGTTATGGAGCCCATCCTTATCTACCGGCGACATCAGCCGCTGCGGCAGCGGTAGCGTACAAAGCCGCGTATTTCCACCgccaacagcaacagcag AGGAAGCTGTGCTCCTACAGCAGGATGCAGGACTCTGTGGACGGGGGTGTGCAGGCCAGGCAGACGCAGACCCTGCCtagggagcaggaggagaggaggggcggggaggAGGGCCCCCAGCCCAAGGAGACGCACCCTGCCGAGGCGGAGTACCTGAGCTCCAGGTGTGTCCTCTTCACCTACTTCCAGGGGGACATCGGGGATGTGGTGGACGAGCACTTCTCCCGAGCACTGAGCCAGACCAGCGCGACCCGAGGCCCAGCCAGAGGGCTGTGGAGAG atGGAGGAGCTCTAGCCTCAGGACAGTGCAGCGGTTTCCCATCAGCCCTCTGGGGTGGCGGATACCCCTCCCAGGCCAGCCCTCGCCTCTCCTCGCTGCACCCCGAATTCTCCCCCAGCGCGGCGGCCTTTCAGGCCTCAGACCCTGCAGCCTGGGCCCCCGAACCCTGGCCCTACCCCCTGGGGTCTCAGAGCGCCGGGGGTTACGCTCACGTGCACGAGCTCTACCCCCACGTGCACGCCCGCCACGCCCACCATCACATGCTCCACCACGCTCACACCCACAGCCCTGCCCTGGACGCTCGGTTTGGCTCGCTGCTCCTGCCCGGCATGCGCCCGTCCGGAAGCCCCGCCCCCCAAGGCGAGGGGGGGCGGAGCGAGCCAGATACCGCCACGCACGGCTGGCCCGCCTCCTTTCATGGGTCAGTGGATGTTTACGAGTCGG CTCTGGATCAGGAGAAAGGGAAGACACCTGTCTGGTTCTGA